A region from the Gemmatimonadota bacterium genome encodes:
- the dnaG gene encoding DNA primase — protein sequence MIRDDLVEEVRLRSDIVELLGEHVPLKRAGKDYRGLCPFHKEKTPSFYVVPAKGFYKCFGCGESGDIFAFLMKHLGLDFPGAVRTVATRVGVDIPDRDEGPRGPDPNAPLLEALSFAAEFYAGRLADPNAGADARAYLERRGVSPEARERFQLGYAPDGWRALREAARAHGIDDERLLEAGLIKTSERSEEPFDRLRHRLVFPIVDTRGRVIGFGGRALGEADAPKYLNSPETAVYHKGRELYGLHWARTAIRRAGEALVVEGYMDFVSLAAAGIENVVAPLGTAMTTEQATLLARYTDRVLLLYDSDAAGQRATFRSGDVLLAVAVHPLAVTLPRGEDPDSLVRAGGVDALTPYLSAATDLLDRKIEILKEHGLLEDIDGLRTAVDKLLPTLRAVRDPALRDLYVARVSEQTGVRKETITAEIGGGAGGRRRAGVAPSGPPAQVSAPDLQGPAREYGLVLLLQRDPRLRVPAREAIDPSLFRDPTLREIFVALIREPTPDAPAEQTGAGEDGPVPVAPADLSAEARHRWDELVRDPEELSHGDAMFADTVRDMLAEALHAELDQVDEAMRVARLQGDDEAMRELLGRRTALAGKQQQLLASGVERQFKKHRRRAR from the coding sequence GTGATCCGGGACGATCTGGTGGAGGAGGTCCGGCTCCGTTCCGACATCGTGGAACTGCTCGGTGAGCACGTGCCGCTCAAGCGCGCGGGCAAGGACTACCGAGGCCTGTGTCCGTTCCACAAGGAGAAGACGCCCTCCTTCTACGTGGTGCCGGCCAAGGGGTTCTACAAGTGTTTCGGCTGCGGGGAGTCAGGCGACATCTTCGCCTTCTTGATGAAGCACCTCGGCCTGGATTTCCCGGGTGCCGTGCGGACGGTGGCGACCCGCGTGGGAGTCGACATTCCCGACCGCGACGAGGGTCCCCGGGGCCCGGACCCCAACGCCCCTCTGCTGGAGGCCCTGTCCTTCGCGGCGGAGTTCTACGCCGGCCGGCTCGCCGACCCGAACGCCGGCGCGGATGCACGCGCTTACCTCGAGCGGCGGGGCGTGTCGCCGGAGGCCCGGGAGCGGTTTCAGCTGGGCTACGCACCCGATGGGTGGCGCGCGTTGCGGGAGGCCGCGCGGGCGCACGGCATCGACGATGAGCGGCTCCTCGAGGCCGGTTTGATCAAGACGAGCGAGCGCTCCGAGGAACCCTTCGACCGGCTGCGACACAGGCTCGTCTTCCCCATCGTCGACACCAGGGGCCGCGTCATAGGCTTCGGCGGCAGGGCGCTCGGGGAAGCCGACGCGCCCAAGTACCTCAACTCGCCTGAGACCGCCGTCTACCACAAGGGGCGTGAGCTGTACGGCCTGCACTGGGCACGGACCGCGATTCGCCGCGCGGGCGAGGCGCTGGTGGTGGAGGGGTACATGGACTTCGTGTCGCTGGCCGCCGCCGGGATAGAGAACGTCGTGGCTCCTCTGGGCACGGCCATGACCACCGAGCAGGCGACCCTGCTCGCGCGCTACACCGACCGCGTGCTGCTCCTGTACGACAGTGACGCGGCGGGCCAGCGAGCGACGTTTCGCAGCGGAGACGTGTTGCTCGCCGTCGCGGTGCACCCCCTGGCCGTAACGTTGCCCCGGGGGGAAGATCCGGACTCGCTGGTGCGCGCGGGTGGCGTCGACGCGCTTACGCCGTACCTTAGTGCCGCCACTGACCTGCTCGACCGGAAAATCGAGATCCTGAAGGAGCACGGCCTGCTCGAAGACATCGACGGCCTGCGGACCGCCGTCGACAAGCTCCTGCCCACGCTACGGGCGGTGCGCGATCCGGCTCTCCGAGACCTGTACGTCGCGCGAGTATCGGAGCAGACCGGGGTACGCAAGGAGACGATTACCGCCGAGATCGGAGGCGGCGCCGGCGGCAGGCGTCGTGCGGGCGTGGCTCCAAGCGGTCCCCCTGCCCAGGTGTCAGCGCCCGACCTTCAGGGGCCCGCCCGCGAATATGGGCTCGTACTCCTTCTCCAGCGGGACCCGCGTCTGCGCGTTCCGGCGAGGGAGGCCATCGATCCCTCCCTGTTCCGCGATCCGACTCTACGTGAGATCTTCGTCGCCCTGATCCGGGAGCCGACGCCCGACGCGCCCGCCGAGCAGACGGGCGCGGGGGAAGACGGTCCCGTTCCGGTGGCCCCGGCGGACCTCAGCGCCGAAGCGCGCCACCGGTGGGACGAGTTGGTGCGGGATCCGGAAGAGTTGAGCCACGGCGACGCCATGTTCGCCGACACGGTGCGCGACATGCTCGCGGAGGCATTGCACGCCGAGTTGGACCAGGTGGACGAGGCCATGCGCGTGGCTCGACTCCAGGGCGATGATGAGGCCATGCGAGAACTTCTGGGCCGGCGCACGGCTCTGGCCGGGAAGCAGCAGCAGCTCCTCGCCAGCGGCGTGGAGCGGCAGTTCAAGAAGCACAGGCGGCGGGCGCGGTAG
- a CDS encoding C4-type zinc ribbon domain-containing protein: MNDVHNALLKLQELDKEIHAARARAGEYGPQLEELEAPLAELEAAVASSQKDLEGTSTELRRLERAAEEKRVRQQKYEEHLERARNAREETAARAELDLVRKAVEADEREALERMEAVTRIELRLDELGRKLDEARQEAGPVRDELEKAQEAANAELAVLEARRSEESADMDSGARQLYEQVRGGRTRTVVVSLTADGACGHCFSMIPIQRQTEIRRGGELVRCEACGVILFTEE; this comes from the coding sequence ATGAACGACGTGCACAACGCTTTGTTGAAGCTCCAGGAGTTGGATAAGGAAATCCACGCTGCACGCGCCAGAGCCGGTGAGTACGGCCCGCAGCTAGAGGAACTCGAGGCGCCGCTGGCCGAGCTGGAGGCCGCCGTCGCATCCTCGCAGAAGGATCTCGAAGGGACGAGCACCGAATTGCGCCGGCTCGAGCGCGCGGCCGAGGAGAAGCGGGTCCGCCAGCAGAAGTACGAGGAGCACCTCGAGCGGGCGCGCAACGCGCGCGAAGAAACCGCGGCCAGGGCGGAGCTGGACCTCGTGCGCAAGGCCGTGGAAGCGGACGAGCGCGAGGCGCTGGAGCGCATGGAGGCGGTCACGCGCATCGAGCTTCGCCTCGACGAGTTGGGACGCAAGCTGGACGAAGCCCGGCAGGAGGCCGGACCCGTGCGCGACGAGTTGGAGAAGGCACAGGAAGCGGCCAACGCCGAGCTCGCCGTTCTCGAGGCCCGGCGCTCGGAGGAAAGCGCCGACATGGACAGTGGTGCGCGACAGCTCTATGAGCAGGTTCGGGGTGGGCGCACCCGGACGGTCGTCGTTTCCCTCACGGCGGACGGCGCGTGCGGCCACTGCTTCAGCATGATCCCCATCCAGCGGCAGACCGAGATTCGCCGAGGCGGCGAACTGGTGCGCTGCGAAGCCTGCGGCGTGATTCTCTTCACCGAAGAATGA
- the recJ gene encoding single-stranded-DNA-specific exonuclease RecJ — MSASGAHAERTWRPRPRSSEPGPGVAEVVRDLALPPTVARFLAVRGLTSVDEIRAFLRPRLEDLGDPHRLADLPEAIARLSRALDAGETIFVHGDYDVDGMCGAALYARTLRRLGAAVVPFVPHRTRDGYDLSEAGVERAVEAGASVLLTVDCGSVAHQAVALARERGLDVIVTDHHQLGPTLPPALAVVNPARADCRYGEPLCGSGVAFKVCEALVTARGGDRDALLWELDLVALATVADLVPLAGENRVLARYGMRVLANTRNAGLAALLRESGVDPAALRTRDLSHALAPRLNAVGRLEDAAQGLALLLGDPGHDVHATARALNDLNRRRQELDRAILEEALEAATARYDVAESRGVVVAGRGWHPGVIGIVASRLVERLHRPTFVLALPDGEGLARGSGRSIPGFDLVGALAECAPMLHRFGGHAMAAGLDMAADRVEEFRSAFEAVAERRLGPEQLVPTVRFDADLPLPQALEEFAAFQPHMEPFGMGNPTPTFLARQVSVVGAPRVVGSGHLRLRLLHHGSESEAIGFDFADEWGSVAPGTSLDVLYQLRDDHWRGRRRTQVRLVDLRAASAPDSLPLTPSPGTGTGT, encoded by the coding sequence ATGAGCGCTTCGGGCGCCCATGCCGAAAGGACGTGGCGCCCCAGGCCCAGGTCCTCTGAGCCCGGTCCGGGCGTCGCGGAGGTCGTTCGAGACCTAGCCTTGCCCCCCACGGTGGCTCGTTTTCTTGCGGTTCGTGGGCTTACGAGCGTGGACGAGATTCGCGCCTTCCTGCGGCCCCGCCTGGAAGACCTGGGGGATCCGCACCGCCTGGCCGACCTGCCCGAGGCGATCGCCCGACTGAGCCGGGCACTGGACGCCGGCGAGACGATATTCGTGCACGGCGACTACGACGTGGACGGCATGTGCGGGGCCGCCCTCTACGCGCGCACCCTGCGGCGCCTGGGCGCGGCTGTCGTCCCCTTCGTTCCACACCGGACCCGAGACGGCTACGACCTTTCGGAGGCCGGCGTGGAGCGCGCGGTGGAAGCGGGCGCGTCGGTGCTCCTCACGGTCGACTGCGGATCGGTCGCGCACCAGGCCGTCGCCCTGGCACGCGAGCGTGGCCTCGACGTGATCGTGACGGACCACCACCAGTTGGGGCCCACTTTGCCGCCGGCGCTCGCCGTGGTGAATCCCGCCCGCGCGGACTGCCGTTACGGTGAGCCGCTGTGTGGTTCTGGCGTGGCGTTCAAGGTATGCGAGGCGCTGGTCACGGCTCGCGGGGGGGACCGGGACGCGCTGCTGTGGGAGCTGGACCTGGTCGCGCTGGCGACGGTCGCCGATCTGGTGCCGCTCGCGGGCGAAAATCGCGTTTTGGCGCGCTACGGCATGCGCGTGCTGGCCAATACCCGCAACGCCGGTCTGGCGGCTCTGCTGCGCGAGAGTGGAGTCGATCCGGCCGCGTTGCGGACGCGCGACCTGTCGCACGCGCTCGCTCCCCGCCTCAACGCGGTCGGGCGTCTGGAGGACGCCGCTCAGGGGTTGGCCCTGCTCCTGGGCGATCCGGGCCACGATGTACACGCGACCGCGCGCGCGTTGAACGACCTCAATCGGCGCCGCCAGGAGCTGGACCGGGCCATCCTGGAAGAGGCCCTCGAAGCGGCCACGGCCAGGTACGATGTCGCCGAGAGCCGGGGCGTGGTGGTGGCCGGGCGGGGCTGGCATCCCGGCGTCATCGGCATCGTCGCGTCCCGGCTCGTGGAGCGTCTGCACCGGCCTACGTTCGTGCTGGCGCTGCCGGATGGAGAAGGCCTGGCCCGCGGCAGCGGCCGCTCGATTCCGGGATTCGATCTGGTCGGCGCGCTGGCCGAGTGCGCGCCCATGTTGCATCGCTTCGGTGGACACGCCATGGCCGCGGGTCTCGACATGGCGGCGGACCGCGTGGAGGAGTTTCGCTCCGCGTTCGAAGCGGTGGCCGAGCGCCGGCTGGGGCCCGAGCAACTCGTACCGACGGTGCGCTTCGACGCCGACCTTCCTCTGCCCCAGGCGTTGGAGGAGTTCGCCGCGTTTCAACCCCACATGGAGCCGTTCGGGATGGGCAACCCGACGCCGACGTTCCTGGCCCGCCAGGTGAGCGTGGTGGGTGCTCCGCGCGTGGTCGGGAGTGGACACCTGCGCCTTCGGCTCCTACACCACGGCAGCGAGAGCGAAGCCATCGGGTTCGACTTCGCGGACGAGTGGGGTAGCGTGGCCCCCGGAACCAGTCTGGACGTGCTGTACCAGCTGCGGGACGACCATTGGCGTGGGCGGCGGCGTACGCAGGTGCGGTTGGTCGACCTGCGGGCGGCGTCGGCCCCGGACTCCCTCCCGCTGACGCCGAGCCCGGGCACGGGCACGGGGACGTGA
- the rsmD gene encoding 16S rRNA (guanine(966)-N(2))-methyltransferase RsmD, with translation MRIIAGRWGGRRLRPPRGSLVRPTTDRIREAWMSAVQPRLPGASVVDICAGSGALGLEALSRGAEKVTFVERSATSLAALRANIEALGAGDETRVLRANAIDYVKGLEAGSFDLALADPPYERGLATRIAEAYIEKPFATELWIEHSRRETLPETPGGHTRRYGDTLLTTLTGDHV, from the coding sequence GTGAGGATCATAGCCGGGCGTTGGGGCGGGCGTCGCCTGCGACCGCCCAGGGGTAGCCTGGTCCGCCCCACGACGGACCGCATCAGAGAAGCGTGGATGAGCGCCGTTCAGCCTCGGCTCCCCGGCGCCTCGGTGGTGGACATCTGCGCGGGCTCCGGTGCGCTCGGGCTAGAGGCGCTCTCGCGCGGAGCGGAAAAGGTTACCTTCGTGGAGCGTTCCGCCACGTCGCTTGCCGCGCTGCGCGCCAACATCGAAGCGCTCGGCGCCGGCGACGAGACCCGCGTGCTGCGCGCCAACGCCATCGACTACGTGAAGGGACTCGAGGCGGGCTCGTTCGACCTCGCCCTGGCGGACCCTCCCTACGAGCGAGGGCTCGCTACTCGCATCGCCGAGGCGTACATCGAGAAGCCGTTCGCAACCGAGCTCTGGATCGAGCACAGTCGCCGCGAGACATTGCCGGAGACGCCGGGCGGCCACACGCGCCGCTACGGAGATACACTGCTGACCACGCTGACGGGTGACCATGTCTGA
- the coaD gene encoding pantetheine-phosphate adenylyltransferase: MSERRVAIYPGSFDPITNGHEDIVRRALDFTSRVIVAVAHSATHSKRGLFEIHERVEMIREVFADDERVEVDDFQGLLVDFARSRQAGLVVRGLRAVSDFEYEFQMALMNRHLASDLETVFLAPDSRYTYLSASLVREIAALGGDVTDFVAPTVLRRLEERLRG, encoded by the coding sequence ATGTCTGAACGCAGGGTCGCGATCTATCCGGGGTCTTTCGACCCCATCACCAACGGCCACGAGGACATCGTGCGCCGCGCCCTGGACTTCACGAGCCGCGTCATAGTGGCCGTCGCGCACTCCGCGACCCATAGCAAGCGAGGCCTGTTCGAGATTCACGAGCGCGTGGAAATGATCCGCGAGGTGTTCGCCGACGATGAGCGCGTCGAGGTCGACGATTTCCAGGGCCTGCTGGTGGATTTCGCCCGGTCGCGTCAGGCCGGCCTGGTGGTGCGTGGGCTCCGCGCTGTATCGGACTTCGAGTACGAATTCCAGATGGCACTCATGAATCGACACCTCGCCAGCGACCTGGAAACCGTTTTTCTGGCTCCCGACTCTCGCTATACGTACCTGTCCGCGTCGCTCGTCCGGGAGATCGCCGCGCTGGGCGGCGACGTCACCGACTTCGTGGCGCCCACGGTGCTTCGGCGACTGGAGGAGCGCCTGCGAGGGTGA
- a CDS encoding phosphate acyltransferase — translation MSRFLADLRARAAVADRRIVFPEATDPRILDAALTVAGERLGTPLLVGPPDEIERALVGRGESAGVEVVPGPGGADAVAFAAELVRAGGADGCVAGAVESTPTVLRAYLKAFGPAAGVRTVSSAFYVALEDPTAGDRVLTFTDAGVVPEPDEAQLVEIARAAAHARRAIVGDEPRVAFLSYSTHGSAGGDSVQRVRAAAERFAELEPEIASDGELQADAALVPAVARRKAPGSALEGDANVLVFPDLDAANIGYKLVQRLAGAIALGPILQGVARPANDLSRGASVSDIVHVACITSLLG, via the coding sequence GTGAGTCGCTTCCTCGCTGACCTACGCGCTCGCGCGGCCGTGGCCGACCGCCGCATCGTCTTCCCGGAAGCGACGGATCCCCGGATCCTGGACGCGGCGCTCACGGTAGCCGGTGAACGCCTGGGAACGCCGCTGCTGGTCGGACCACCGGATGAGATCGAGCGCGCGCTGGTAGGGCGCGGTGAGTCCGCGGGCGTGGAGGTAGTGCCCGGCCCCGGGGGCGCGGACGCGGTCGCCTTCGCGGCCGAGCTCGTGCGCGCCGGCGGCGCCGACGGCTGCGTCGCGGGCGCGGTCGAGAGTACCCCGACCGTGCTGCGCGCGTACCTGAAGGCGTTTGGGCCGGCGGCCGGAGTGCGCACCGTGTCCTCCGCGTTCTACGTCGCTCTGGAGGACCCGACGGCGGGGGATCGGGTGCTCACGTTCACCGACGCGGGCGTGGTGCCAGAGCCCGATGAAGCCCAGTTGGTGGAGATCGCGCGCGCGGCGGCTCACGCCAGAAGGGCGATCGTCGGGGACGAGCCGCGCGTTGCGTTCCTGTCCTACTCCACGCACGGCAGCGCGGGCGGAGACTCGGTGCAGCGCGTGCGCGCGGCCGCCGAGCGGTTCGCCGAGTTGGAGCCCGAGATCGCGTCAGACGGCGAGCTGCAGGCGGACGCCGCGCTCGTGCCGGCCGTGGCGCGCAGGAAGGCCCCCGGCTCGGCGCTCGAGGGCGACGCCAACGTGCTGGTGTTCCCCGATCTGGACGCAGCGAACATAGGCTACAAGCTCGTTCAGAGGCTCGCGGGCGCGATCGCCCTGGGACCGATCCTTCAGGGCGTGGCCCGGCCGGCCAACGACCTGTCCCGGGGGGCGAGCGTGTCCGACATCGTTCACGTCGCTTGCATCACGAGCCTGCTCGGCTGA
- a CDS encoding STAS domain-containing protein, translating to MTFQVQTQGEVTVIAVEGQLIVGNRQELKQTVLDAIESGSRKFLIDFAGTGYIDSSGLGVLVSLSKKIREQGGELRLANLNDDLRSLFELTKLDTLFQISNSREEAQASF from the coding sequence ATGACATTCCAGGTACAGACCCAAGGCGAGGTCACGGTCATCGCGGTCGAGGGCCAGTTGATCGTCGGCAATCGCCAGGAACTCAAACAGACGGTGCTGGACGCGATCGAGTCCGGATCGAGGAAGTTTTTGATCGATTTCGCGGGTACGGGCTACATAGATTCTTCGGGATTGGGAGTGCTGGTGAGCCTGTCCAAGAAGATCCGCGAGCAGGGTGGGGAGCTGCGCCTGGCGAACCTCAACGACGACCTTCGGAGCCTCTTCGAGCTGACCAAGCTGGACACCCTGTTCCAGATCTCCAACAGCCGAGAGGAAGCCCAGGCGAGCTTCTGA
- a CDS encoding ATP-binding protein: MSSEGGGHIDRTLAPAEAAPQLRMDLPIDLGGIPAVLDELMRRGSAAGFPRRKLRLNLCVGVCEALSNAMRHGGAGPQEAVRLEAAFSSVRIEVRIADGGVGFDPERIPDPTLPENMVGEAGRGVYLIRKLMDHVEYNDVGNSLFMVLYARRRAGRRAPSG; this comes from the coding sequence GTGAGCAGCGAGGGCGGAGGGCACATCGATAGGACGCTAGCGCCAGCCGAGGCGGCGCCCCAATTGCGCATGGATCTTCCCATCGATCTGGGCGGGATCCCGGCCGTCCTCGACGAGCTGATGCGCAGGGGCAGCGCCGCCGGATTCCCGCGCCGGAAGCTGCGCCTCAATCTCTGCGTAGGAGTCTGCGAGGCGCTGTCCAACGCCATGCGACACGGCGGGGCCGGGCCTCAGGAAGCGGTCCGCCTGGAGGCCGCGTTTTCGTCGGTGCGCATCGAGGTGCGCATCGCCGACGGCGGCGTGGGCTTCGACCCGGAACGGATCCCTGACCCCACGCTCCCGGAGAACATGGTCGGCGAGGCCGGCCGCGGCGTGTACCTGATCCGGAAGTTGATGGATCACGTCGAGTACAACGACGTCGGCAACTCGCTGTTCATGGTGCTGTATGCGCGCCGGCGGGCGGGCCGGCGGGCGCCTTCCGGATGA
- a CDS encoding GAF domain-containing SpoIIE family protein phosphatase, giving the protein MTWGEPLALPAAARAFLNAYGTAHGAGLRVRRRDGARGAYEVAFEHGWPPGGAEVSAERVLDDGVLLEVAIACPLASPDKAGFVAEVVAALLGYEREARSTAQELSERYEEINLLYTISEILASVLSMDDATQRILAHVADVLGARRAALWTPESSGEALRLRAVVGTPPVRERIPIGDADSVTAQVFREGEPVNLERGAEYQRSTPRDAATSREALLAVPVSYTPPEGETRRVGAITLVGHTGSERFTAGDARMLAAIASQVGAAIEAQRLVQQSLQRERLARDMELAHHLQAKLLPDSREFADLAEVAARSVPAESIGGDLYQLFRLQDGRIGVMIGDVSSHGVGAALIMALTMSALAVHARESSAPGKVLARVYETLRDELESTEMYLTLFYGVIQPDGSLVYANAGHPHAFRFSPGGEPERLAATHPPLGMADVEPAESVTGWARKDTLCLFTDGLSDAYPAVDGSSGEGALLARIGNGLAGPLSDIVAAVVSDTDGGLDGSPVDDRTILLVRP; this is encoded by the coding sequence ATGACCTGGGGGGAGCCTCTGGCGCTGCCGGCGGCCGCGCGCGCGTTCCTGAACGCGTACGGGACGGCGCACGGCGCGGGCCTGCGCGTGCGCAGGCGGGACGGCGCCAGAGGGGCCTACGAGGTGGCGTTCGAGCACGGGTGGCCACCCGGTGGGGCGGAGGTGAGCGCCGAACGTGTCCTCGACGACGGCGTCCTTCTGGAGGTCGCGATCGCCTGCCCGCTGGCGAGCCCGGACAAGGCGGGATTCGTGGCCGAAGTGGTGGCCGCGCTGCTCGGCTACGAGCGCGAAGCGCGCTCCACGGCCCAGGAGCTGTCGGAGCGCTACGAAGAGATCAACCTCCTCTACACGATCAGCGAGATCCTGGCGTCGGTCCTGTCCATGGACGACGCCACGCAAAGGATCCTGGCGCACGTGGCGGACGTGCTGGGTGCGCGCAGGGCCGCCCTGTGGACGCCCGAGTCGAGCGGGGAGGCGCTTCGGCTGCGCGCGGTCGTGGGGACGCCGCCGGTGCGCGAACGGATCCCCATCGGCGACGCGGACTCGGTCACGGCTCAGGTATTTCGGGAAGGCGAGCCGGTCAACCTGGAGCGCGGCGCCGAGTACCAGCGCTCCACACCCAGGGACGCTGCTACGTCGCGCGAAGCGCTGCTGGCGGTGCCGGTGAGCTACACCCCCCCGGAGGGGGAGACCCGGCGCGTTGGAGCCATTACTCTGGTCGGACACACCGGCAGCGAGCGCTTCACGGCCGGCGACGCGCGCATGCTCGCGGCGATCGCTTCGCAGGTGGGCGCCGCCATCGAGGCACAACGGCTGGTGCAGCAGAGCCTGCAGAGGGAGCGGCTCGCGCGCGACATGGAGCTCGCACACCACCTTCAGGCGAAGCTGTTGCCGGACAGCCGTGAGTTCGCCGACCTCGCCGAGGTGGCCGCCCGCAGCGTGCCCGCCGAGTCCATCGGTGGCGACCTCTATCAGTTGTTTCGGCTGCAGGACGGGCGCATCGGCGTCATGATCGGAGACGTGAGCAGCCACGGCGTCGGCGCCGCGCTGATCATGGCGTTGACAATGAGCGCGCTCGCGGTGCACGCGCGGGAGTCCTCGGCGCCGGGCAAGGTGCTCGCCCGCGTATACGAAACGCTGCGCGACGAGTTGGAGAGCACCGAGATGTATCTCACGCTCTTCTACGGCGTGATCCAGCCGGACGGCAGCCTGGTCTACGCCAACGCCGGCCACCCGCACGCCTTCCGATTCAGCCCCGGCGGTGAACCCGAGCGGCTGGCGGCCACGCACCCGCCGTTGGGCATGGCCGACGTGGAGCCCGCCGAAAGCGTGACCGGCTGGGCCCGGAAGGACACACTGTGCCTCTTTACCGATGGCCTGTCCGACGCCTACCCCGCGGTGGACGGCTCGAGCGGCGAAGGAGCCCTGTTGGCGCGCATCGGTAACGGTCTCGCCGGTCCCCTGAGCGACATCGTGGCCGCCGTCGTGAGCGACACCGACGGTGGCCTGGATGGCTCCCCGGTAGACGACCGAACCATCCTTCTGGTCCGGCCCTGA
- the rsmA gene encoding 16S rRNA (adenine(1518)-N(6)/adenine(1519)-N(6))-dimethyltransferase RsmA yields the protein MPRGKVDPRPRAKRSLGQNFLVDPNIQRAVVEALELTSADEVVEIGPGRGALTQHLAGRVARLVCIELDDALAAELTARYSADESVDVVHADFLRTGRDDVGPLGPDFKIVGNLPYNRTSPMLFRILSAAWRPALAVLMVQREVADRIVAPPGTKTYGALSVGTRVVAEVDRVFNVSPGAFRPAPDVHSSVIRLRPHRPPRLSPAEEEATRTLTRAAFARRRKQFQRVLRDAPEYRLTPDRIEALERQLGVDLSARPETFAPAQFVALARALGEATRER from the coding sequence GTGCCTCGAGGCAAGGTCGACCCCCGGCCTCGCGCCAAGCGGTCTCTCGGCCAGAACTTCCTGGTCGACCCCAACATTCAGCGCGCGGTAGTGGAGGCGCTCGAGCTGACCTCGGCGGATGAAGTGGTGGAGATAGGGCCGGGCCGGGGGGCGCTTACCCAGCACCTGGCCGGTCGCGTCGCGCGACTCGTCTGCATCGAGCTGGACGACGCGCTCGCTGCTGAGCTGACCGCTCGCTACTCGGCGGACGAGTCGGTCGATGTCGTGCACGCCGACTTCCTGCGCACCGGCCGCGACGACGTGGGCCCACTCGGCCCCGACTTCAAGATCGTCGGCAATCTGCCGTACAATCGCACCTCCCCCATGCTGTTCAGGATTCTGTCCGCGGCGTGGCGGCCGGCGCTGGCGGTGCTGATGGTGCAGCGGGAAGTGGCCGACCGCATCGTCGCTCCGCCGGGCACCAAGACGTACGGCGCGCTCAGCGTCGGCACCCGTGTGGTGGCCGAGGTGGACCGGGTCTTCAACGTCTCGCCGGGCGCGTTCCGGCCCGCCCCGGACGTGCACTCCAGCGTGATCCGTCTCCGCCCGCACCGGCCGCCTCGGCTGAGCCCGGCCGAGGAAGAGGCCACACGCACGCTGACGCGCGCCGCGTTCGCGCGCCGCCGGAAGCAGTTCCAGCGGGTGCTCCGCGACGCTCCGGAATACCGGCTGACTCCGGACCGGATAGAGGCCCTGGAGCGGCAGCTCGGGGTAGATCTGTCGGCCCGTCCCGAAACCTTTGCACCCGCCCAATTCGTGGCGCTCGCAAGGGCTCTGGGGGAGGCGACCCGGGAACGGTGA
- a CDS encoding histidine kinase dimerization/phospho-acceptor domain-containing protein, with amino-acid sequence MNGHPTDPPRAISRALLDEIGHELRTPLSSVLGHQELLAEGVLGPLDASVQRAVGRVGVAGRQLAHLIEGALDLGGWLTGNPPAVISAPVDVPELAEDVAGYARELATEDAPWDIESGELSGAFTTDVRRLERVLVLASTAVGKEAAGPIRLRISLAHGAGGGALRAEWQGPAGRWLWLPEASGDPAQVVAASLDAVASEEGAGAPGSWLRSAVAALTATMLGGTMRFRDDPEGGRLEAWIPDLTA; translated from the coding sequence GTGAACGGTCACCCGACGGATCCGCCGCGGGCCATTTCTCGGGCTCTTCTCGACGAGATCGGGCACGAGCTCAGGACGCCGCTATCGTCGGTACTCGGGCACCAGGAGCTGCTCGCCGAGGGCGTGCTGGGTCCGCTGGACGCGTCGGTCCAGCGCGCCGTCGGTCGCGTGGGAGTGGCGGGGCGTCAGCTGGCCCACCTGATCGAGGGGGCGTTGGACCTCGGCGGATGGCTCACGGGCAACCCCCCGGCGGTGATTTCAGCGCCCGTCGACGTCCCGGAGCTGGCGGAGGACGTGGCCGGCTATGCCCGCGAACTGGCGACCGAAGATGCTCCCTGGGACATCGAGTCGGGTGAGTTGTCCGGCGCCTTCACGACGGACGTGCGTCGCCTGGAGCGAGTGCTCGTGCTCGCCTCGACGGCGGTAGGGAAGGAGGCGGCCGGCCCGATCCGGCTCCGGATTTCGCTCGCGCACGGGGCAGGGGGCGGGGCGCTGCGGGCCGAGTGGCAAGGACCCGCGGGGCGTTGGCTCTGGCTTCCCGAGGCGTCCGGCGACCCGGCGCAGGTGGTTGCCGCGTCGCTCGACGCGGTCGCTTCCGAGGAGGGCGCCGGGGCGCCCGGCTCGTGGCTGAGATCCGCCGTGGCGGCGCTCACCGCGACCATGCTCGGTGGAACCATGCGCTTCCGCGATGACCCCGAAGGCGGGCGCCTGGAGGCCTGGATCCCGGACCTTACGGCGTAG